The DNA segment ATCCGCGTACGACAGACCGTAAGGCCCGAAGTTCTGATCCTCGTTGTAGGGGTAGGCCGCCACCCGGGAGTTCATGGGTGCCAGGATGTCTGCTTCTCCAAGGCACTCCCACGCGTACTGCGGAACGATTCCCGCGAAGCTGCGTAGATCGTCGAACGTGAAGTCGGTCCCGGAAACGGCGTCCGTCCGCTGGGCGGCAGAGATCCGACGCACGCGACGCAGCGTCGGAACGTAGACCCAGGTGTCGTCGTTCTTGGTCTCGGCCGTCGGTCGATCCGACTCCTTGTACCGATACGTCATCAGCATGATGCCGCGAGCATCGAAGGGCGCGTTGACCTCGATCCCGAAGGCGCTCTTCCTCTTCTCGCCTCGGAAGAGATCGCCGTTGTCCTCATCGAGAATCCCCTTCTCGACCCGATGGGACATCAGGATCGTCTTGGCCGTCCCCTGGAAGTAGAGCGGCAGTTCCTCACCGCGATCCCAATACGAGTATTAGTAGGTGGAATTCGAGCCGTCGCCGTCCCATTGATAGTCGAAGTTCCAGATGATCTTCGTCCCGGCATCCGGATCGCCGGCACAATCGATCTTCTCCGGGAAGGGACGCCCGGCCGTGAAGTTCTCGAGGCTCGATGCGGGCCCGATCTTCGCCTGGCCCTTGAAACGCTCGGTTGCTGCCAGGTATTCGGGCGACTCGCTGTAGTCACGCTGGAACGGGCCGATCTCGAGCTGCATGCCCTCGTAGAAGAAGAAGTCGCGGTTCGACCAGAACTGCTCCGGCAGGAACGGCTTGAGCGATTCCACCTTGTCGTTG comes from the bacterium genome and includes:
- a CDS encoding DUF1329 domain-containing protein yields the protein MSHRVEKGILDEDNGDLFRGEKRKSAFGIEVNAPFDARGIMLMTYRYKESDRPTAETKNDDTWVYVPTLRRVRRISAAQRTDAVSGTDFTFDDLRSFAGIVPQYAWECLGEADILAPMNSRVAAYPYNEDQNFGPYGLSYADDRWEMRKAWKIRFTPNSADHPYDHKDIYIDQQTYVALYSFAYDRKNELWKIITHNHRWSGDELESDTKSKDGWYHGWDAVPEPRDLRVVSDTIVNVQTGTGNRIEFWDSHGTPLKSKGKIRRYIDVGRLTKGR
- a CDS encoding DUF1329 domain-containing protein, with product MIRSLIILVAVLALPLVAIAQEDTAGGAPTFAEGDVITNDKVESLKPFLPEQFWSNRDFFFYEGMQLEIGPFQRDYSESPEYLAATERFKGQAKIGPASSLENFTAGRPFPEKIDCAGDPDAGTKIIWNFDYQWDGDGSNSTY